From the genome of Sulfurimonas paralvinellae:
CACATCATTAAAGAGCGTGGAAAAGAGAATGTTCTTTTCCTTGATTCGGGTGATACTTGGCAGGGAACGGGTGTAGCACTGAAAACAAAAGGTGAAGCCATTGTCAAAGCGCAGAACTATCTCGGTATTGACACGATGGTCGGTCACTGGGAGTTTACTTATGGTAAAGAGAGAGTCAAAGAGTTAATTGAGATGCTCGATGCGAAATTCATCTCACAAAATATTGTCGGTGACGATCCGTTTGCTGATGAGTATGAAGAGCTTATCTTTGAACCGTATACCATTGAAGAGAGAGGCGGTGCAAAGATCGGTATTATCGGTCAGTCTTTTCCTTTCACATCAACTGCAAACCCGAAAGAGTTTACAGAAGGGTGGAGCTTCGGTCTAAGAATGGATACGCTTCAAGAGTATGTTGATGAACTCAGAAATGAGAAAAAAGTTGACTGTGTTGTCGTTCTTTCTCATGATGGTTTCAGTGTGGATCAGGAAGTTGCCCGTCAGGTTAAAGGCATAGACTTCATCTTAAGCGGACACACACACGACCCTTCACCGAGACCTATTACGATCAATGATACAGTGATTGTAATTGCCGGAAGTCATGGGAAATACATCGGACGTTTGGATATTGATGCCAAAGACGGAAAAGTGAACGGGTATGAGTACAAACTGATTCCTATCGCTTCGAATATCATTCCGGCTGACCCTGAGGGTGTTAAACTGGTCAATGAACTTTACGCTCCGTTTGACAAAGAGTTCAACGAAGTGCTTGGTAAGACAAAAGGAATGCTTTACAAACGTGATACGTTCTTTTCTACTTTCGACCAGCTCATCAATGATGCCATAATGGACGAGATGAAATGTGATGTTTCATTTACACCAGGGTATAGATGGGGAACAACAGTCCTTGCAGGTGAAGATATATTGATGGACAATGTCTACGAGATGTGTGGTATTACCTATCCGAATGTCTATACATTTGAGTTAAAAGGTTCTAAGATAGCGACACTTTTGGAAGACATCGCAGATAACGTTTTCAATGCGAATCCTCTTTACCAACAGGGTGGAGATATGAGTCGTCTTGGTGGTGTGACATACAGTATTGCTGTCTCAAATAAACCGGGTAAACGTATATCAAATCTTAAGATTGGAGGTAAACCGATAGACTTGAACAAAACTTATGTAGTGTCATCATGGGGCGGAAATCTGCAAAAAGCGGGTGAAAATCTTCAAAAAAATAAGATCCGTCCAGTGTATGATGTGGTCCGTGACTACATTAAACGAGAAAAAGTGGTCAATGTAAGTAATAAAGGTAATGTTACTTTGGTTGATTATAAATGTGGTTGTCCTACAAAAGGCTCTATGGGCTGTTAAGGATTGAAGGTGGATGGCAGTTGGGGCTGCCATCTTAGTCTGAGTATGTTATACTACACACGCAAACAGGGGTATTATAACATATTGTTTATTTAAAAATAAGGGTAAATAATGAAGAAAAATATGATCAAATTGGCAGCAGGCGCTGCAACGGTACTTTTAATGGCTACATCAGCTCACGCTGGTTACACAATGAAGAAAAAAGTTGGTGATGTTGATACGAAACTCACTTTCTTTGGTTTTGCTCAGCTCGAGGCAGTTGGTGGTAACGGTATGAAATTAAAATATGCTGAAGATGGAGCAGGTACAAGAGTAGGGACTAACTCTGGATCAGATATTAATTTTCGTGCACAGCGTATTCGTCTTGGTTGGAAATATGTTGCTGGTAATGTTCGTGGTAAAGTATTTTTAGATTTTAATCAAGGTCATGATTCTCAAGGTGCAACAGATGGTGCAGCTGTTCCAAAAATGATTAAAGATGCATTTATCGCATATAAATTCAATAATGCATTTATCCCTAAACTGGGTGTTATTAAAATGCCAAATGGTATGGGCTTTACTATGCCGGGATGGAATCTTGACATTGCAGAGCGTGGTTTTGATAAGGCACTTGTGTTAGAAAGAAATATGGGTCTTATGATCTCTGGTCGTGGTATTGGATTTAGCGGTAATAAAGTAAATGGCTTTGAAATGGGTCATGAACGTCCATGGAAAGGTTTTGGTTATGATGTAATGGTTGCAAATCAAGCAAATAGATCTAAAGCTGTTAAAAAAACATCTGGTATGGGTGGAAATTCGTATGCAGTTCGTGGTATGTTTGATTATACTGAAAAATTTCATATTGAAGCTTCATATGCAGTATCGGAAAATGCAGCTGGTTATGTTGCGACAGGTGCGACATCAGCAGATAATCAAGATTACTCAAATATAAATGTTGGTATAGATTCAAACCTCGGAAAATTAAGTCTTAAAGCTGAATACTTTGATGCTAGTAATGTTCAAGGGATAAAAAATTGGGATGAAAATGTTTATACTGCTACTGCAGGATATTTTGTAACTCCAGCCGTTGAAGCTGTTGTAAAACATATGCAAGGAACATCTGACAAACCGGGTGTATCTTCAACTGATCTTGGAAATACTTATCTTGGTTTAAATATTTTTATGTCAATGCCTTATTCTGACTTCTCACGTAAAGCTAAACGTACGAGAAATCAACATAAAATAGTTCTTAACTATATTGTTGCAAGTGGTGATACTGATGGTTCAAGTAATCCATGGAATGGTTTGAGTGGTTATAAAGACGATGCATTTATCGCTCAGTATCAGTTCAAATTCTAGAAATATCTAGAGAAAAAGGAGTTCCGCTTTGAAGTTGCTTTTGTTAAGTTTTGTACTTGTAAATTCTCTTCTCTCCTTTGATTACAAACTTCAACCTAAAGAGGTAAGCAGTGAGATTCACTGCTTCTTTGGGTTACCAGAAGTGATGGATAAGCGTAACAATGGAAACATGTCCAACTCATGTTTTGTTAATATGGGGACCAGCTATCTTGTGATAGATAGTGGTCCTACATACCAGTATGCCGCTCAGGCATATGAAGCGATGAAAAAAATCAAAAATCTTCCAGTCTCTTATGTTGTTAATACCCATGTTCATGATGACCATTGGCTCGGCAACGGTTTTTATAAAGAGCATGATGCTAAGATCATCGGTCCAAGCATTTTTGCAAATCTTCCAAAAGAAGAGATGACACGTATGCAAAGAAGAATCTCCGCTGAAGCTTTTCACGGAACGACACAGGAGTATCCGACTATCTTGATAACAGATAGAGAAGAGATAGATATAGATGGCAAAATAGTCATTATAAAGAGTGTAAATCATAAAGCACATACTAAAAATGATCTTTTCGTTTACATTCCGAGTAAAAAAGCCCTGTTTGCAGGAGATCTGGTCTTTAACGAGCGGCTGCCTTCTTTGCGGGACGGCAACATAAACGGCTGGATAGCAGCACTGCAGGAGATAAAAATGATGGATGTTGATTATATCATCGGCGGGCATGGTGATGTTGTCAGTAAAAAAAGTGTTGATTTTACTTACAACTACCTCATGCAGCTCAAAAAAGAGGTGCTGCAGCGCCTTGACGATGGTGAAGATATAGGTGATGTCGTTAATGAAGTGGTTATGCCTGAGTATAAAGAGATTCCGTTTTACGATTCGATTCATAGACAAAATGTAGAGACTGCATATAGAACACTGGAGTGGGAAAGTGAATAAAATATTTTTAGGTTTACTACTGAGTGCCGTTTCACTCTTGGCTTTAGAGTTCCATACGTATGAAGAAGCCCTGCAATTGCAGAAAAAAAACGGAAAAATCATTATGATAGATGTCATGAGAACAGACTGTCACTATTGCAAGGATATGAAAAGAGAGGTCTTTGATAACAAAGAGATGTCTTCATGGCTTGAAGAACGTTTTATTCCCGTTGAGCTCAATCTTGATTTTGATGAACTGCCTTTAGGAATTCATGTCTATTTTACACCTACTTTTTTCTTTGTTGACACAGATCAAAAGGTAGTGAAAAAGATTCCTGGTTCATGGAATATTCAGGATTTTAAAGATCTGACGAAAAATATAAAATAAAGGCCTCAATTATGAAAAAATTTACATTCGTTTTACTTAGCTTTTGTATTCTCTTATTTGCAGATACAGAGTATGCTGATCCAAAACCTTCCATTGACAACCCGAGACAGATCGTCTTTTCGGTTACGGAAGATTCTCCGCATGCTCTTGATCACATACTGAGCGTTGCAAACAATGTACTGAAGTTTTACGGACCGGAAAAAGTGGAGATGAAGATCGTCGCTTACTCCAAAGGCCTGGCACTGCTTTACAAACGCAACAGAACAACTGCCGTCAGAGTTGATGCTTTGATGCAGTACGATGTGGAGTTCGTCGCTTGCGGCAATACGATGCGAACGCTTAATGTCAAAAAAGAAGACCTGATAGACGGTTCTGTGATAGTAACTGCCGGTGTGGTGGAACTTTTAGAGAGTGTCAAAGCAGGTTGGATTTATATTAAACCATAGGAAAGAATGATGAAAAAAATAG
Proteins encoded in this window:
- the soxB gene encoding thiosulfohydrolase SoxB, whose protein sequence is MEISRRDFMHIAAIFGLGAATSTFASTKSIEKIGLKDLYKFNATGNFTLMHICDLHAHIKPLYWREPSTLISAPNLVGTPGFLCGESFEKFYGLEPSSLDAYFDTYMDFDALARKFGKMGGIAHIKTLTNHIIKERGKENVLFLDSGDTWQGTGVALKTKGEAIVKAQNYLGIDTMVGHWEFTYGKERVKELIEMLDAKFISQNIVGDDPFADEYEELIFEPYTIEERGGAKIGIIGQSFPFTSTANPKEFTEGWSFGLRMDTLQEYVDELRNEKKVDCVVVLSHDGFSVDQEVARQVKGIDFILSGHTHDPSPRPITINDTVIVIAGSHGKYIGRLDIDAKDGKVNGYEYKLIPIASNIIPADPEGVKLVNELYAPFDKEFNEVLGKTKGMLYKRDTFFSTFDQLINDAIMDEMKCDVSFTPGYRWGTTVLAGEDILMDNVYEMCGITYPNVYTFELKGSKIATLLEDIADNVFNANPLYQQGGDMSRLGGVTYSIAVSNKPGKRISNLKIGGKPIDLNKTYVVSSWGGNLQKAGENLQKNKIRPVYDVVRDYIKREKVVNVSNKGNVTLVDYKCGCPTKGSMGC
- a CDS encoding porin, with translation MIKLAAGAATVLLMATSAHAGYTMKKKVGDVDTKLTFFGFAQLEAVGGNGMKLKYAEDGAGTRVGTNSGSDINFRAQRIRLGWKYVAGNVRGKVFLDFNQGHDSQGATDGAAVPKMIKDAFIAYKFNNAFIPKLGVIKMPNGMGFTMPGWNLDIAERGFDKALVLERNMGLMISGRGIGFSGNKVNGFEMGHERPWKGFGYDVMVANQANRSKAVKKTSGMGGNSYAVRGMFDYTEKFHIEASYAVSENAAGYVATGATSADNQDYSNINVGIDSNLGKLSLKAEYFDASNVQGIKNWDENVYTATAGYFVTPAVEAVVKHMQGTSDKPGVSSTDLGNTYLGLNIFMSMPYSDFSRKAKRTRNQHKIVLNYIVASGDTDGSSNPWNGLSGYKDDAFIAQYQFKF
- a CDS encoding MBL fold metallo-hydrolase; this encodes MKLLLLSFVLVNSLLSFDYKLQPKEVSSEIHCFFGLPEVMDKRNNGNMSNSCFVNMGTSYLVIDSGPTYQYAAQAYEAMKKIKNLPVSYVVNTHVHDDHWLGNGFYKEHDAKIIGPSIFANLPKEEMTRMQRRISAEAFHGTTQEYPTILITDREEIDIDGKIVIIKSVNHKAHTKNDLFVYIPSKKALFAGDLVFNERLPSLRDGNINGWIAALQEIKMMDVDYIIGGHGDVVSKKSVDFTYNYLMQLKKEVLQRLDDGEDIGDVVNEVVMPEYKEIPFYDSIHRQNVETAYRTLEWESE
- a CDS encoding thioredoxin family protein produces the protein MNKIFLGLLLSAVSLLALEFHTYEEALQLQKKNGKIIMIDVMRTDCHYCKDMKREVFDNKEMSSWLEERFIPVELNLDFDELPLGIHVYFTPTFFFVDTDQKVVKKIPGSWNIQDFKDLTKNIK
- a CDS encoding DsrE family protein: MKKFTFVLLSFCILLFADTEYADPKPSIDNPRQIVFSVTEDSPHALDHILSVANNVLKFYGPEKVEMKIVAYSKGLALLYKRNRTTAVRVDALMQYDVEFVACGNTMRTLNVKKEDLIDGSVIVTAGVVELLESVKAGWIYIKP